CGGGAATCCACAGAAGGCAGCGATTAAGCTGATCGCAGCAGACGAAGCCAATGCCGACATTCGGCTCGGGCGGCTAAAGCTCTCAGCAAAGCTCTCGCATCCTTACCTTCTTCGCATCTTCGAAGTAGGAAAGTGCCAGCTGAACGATCATCAACTGCTCTTTATTGTGATGGAGCACGCGGATGAGACGCTGTCGCAAATTCTTCCGCAGCGCCCTCTAACGCCACAAGAAACACGCGACCTGCTCACGGCTACACTGAATACGCTCGCTCTCATTCACAACAACGGATTCGCTCATGGACGTCTGAAACCAGCGAACATTCTCGTTGCTGGAGAGCAGATAAAGCTCTCCAGCGACGGCCTCTGCCGGCCAGGCACTCCCACTTCGGGCCAGCCCTCCCCCTACAATCCGCCAGAGACTTCGACTGAAGGACTTACTCCCGAAGGAGACATGTGGTCGCTGGGAGTCACCCTGGCCGAAACTCTCACACAACGCCTGCCAACCTGGACCGATCGGCTGCGAGGTGAACCTTCGGTCCCGGACAAGATACCTGAGCCATTCGCCGATATCGCGCGTCACTGCCTCGTACGCGATCCGCGGAGCCGATGGAAGATCGCAGAAATTACTAACCGATTAAACGCGCTTTCACCCACACTAAAAAACCAGCCGAAAGCTGTGGTCGCATCGGTAACGCCGCAAAAGCGCAACAATTATTGGCTCTATGCAATCCCATTTGCGGCGATGGTTGGGATCATCCTGCTGCTGGCCGGCCTGTTGCACCGCAGTCCCAACCAGAAGCCCAAAGCTGGAGAGAATGCAGCGTCCTCCGCTCAAGCTGTGCCACGCAGTCCCGCGCGGACCGAAGCTTCGAAGACCACAGAGGGAACCCTTGCTCCGGATCAGATCATGCGTCAAGTCGTACCAGACGTTCCCGCGAAAGCTTTGCGAACCATTTCGGGAAGACTTAAAGTGACTGTGAGGGCGCACGTCGATGAACGCGGAAACGTTACGAGAGCGGAGTTCGCATCTGCCGGTCCAAGCCGGTACTTTGCGAATCTCGCCATGCAATCAACACAGGAGTGGAAGTTCGCGCCTACGCAGATTGCAAAGACCTGGCTCCTGCAATTTACGTTCACGCGAAGCGGCGTGACTGTTCAGCCAAGACAAGTCGGCTGAACTGCAGTTTTCTTGCCACGGAGCGCCGGCGCCCTGGCGGGCGCTCCGTTTACTACCTCGCTCTCTGGTGCATTGAACCTCCCGAGTAATCCCCGCAATTCCCTTGCTTCCAACAACCTCGCGCGCGTTACCAAAGTCCCTATCCCAGACGCATCTAGGGAGCGTGCAATAGATTTAGGTACTCTTGCGCGCAGCTATGCCCTGGCTTAACGACCACAGCGCGGTAGTAACCACTCTGATCAACTACGTTCCGGTAGTTGCAACAGTCGTCACGTGCATTTTCAGTTTGGTACTCGCGCGGGCAACGCTGCGCCAGGTTGAGGCAACCGACAAGGGAGTAGCCCTCGCCCGTGAAGAGTTCGAACGCGAATGGGCGCCCGAGTTGCACATCAAGTTACGCCGCCTGTCGGCCACGGAACTAGAAATCGTTGTCACGAACCTCGCAAAAGCCTCGGTCCTGCTAGAGGTGCTGCAGTTCCGCAACCTCACAGGAGCACGGCCGTTCGAGAAGGTCACTCTTAACGATCCGCTCATCGGAGGTCTGACCTGGGCCGAGAGCATCGGCGACCGCTTAACAGCCATGACCGGAAAAGACTTCGATGGGATCGTTGATATCTCGATTACGTTCTTCGCCGCCGGGCGCATGTTCCGGACCGACTGGTTTCGCTTCCACGTTCTCATTCATAACGGACACTTCATGCGCGCCGATGCCATCACGCTACCCGCACGTCGCGTGAAGGTCGCGCACGGACACGAGCAGCCAGCAGAACTCGAATTAGCGAAAGATGTTGTCTCGGCGGAAAGCAAGCTCGAAGAGGAATAGCAAGAAACAGTTTCACCACGGAGCCACGGAGCACACTGAGAAGCAGCCTAAGTCAAACCACAAAGGACACCAAGGCCACACAAAGGAAAATCTCAAAGAAGGCTTGCTTCTCGCAATGACTTCACTCGTGTTCCTTTGTGCCCTTTGTGGTTAGCTTGTTCTTCCTCCGTGACTCCGTGGTGAATCGTGAATCCGTGGTGAATAAGGTTTGATGAGTACTTGAAGTGGAGAAACTGCCCGATGCCCCAGAAGAACAAAATGCTCACCTGCACCTGTGGGAACACAGACCTGGAAAGGGTGCGCTTGCGTTTGACCAGCGAGGACGGAAGGTCCCTTGCCATGGTTGCGTTGCTGTGCCGTGGCGACGGTTGCGGTAGAGTGACGTTTCGCCCACAGGAGACTCCCAAAACGGAGGGCGACCATCAACTCAGCAAGCCGGCCAACGGTAACTTCACAGAATCGGCCAAAGTGATTGAGGGTGCCAAGTTCGTGGAGGATGCCAAGTTCGTGGAGGGTGCCAAACTCGTGGAGGGAGCCAGGCTGATCGAAAGCGCCAAGGTGGTAGAGAGTGCCAAATTCGTAGAGGGTGCCCATGTCACGGAGGGCGCCAGGCTCATTGAGGCTCCTAAGAAGACAGAAGTTGCTAAGAATGATGTCGCTCGGTCTGAAGGACCAAAGGGCGTAGCGGCATTATTCGAGCGCGTATACACTGAACGGCTTGTCTATAAGGCCATCGCAGAACGTGATCCCAATTGCCCGACCTTGTTCGACGCGCTCAAGCGGAATGAACAGATCTGTTCGGGAATCAACGCTGCCTTCGGCCAGGTGTATCAGCGCATTGAGGAGAATGAGGATTTGCTGGCCGCGCTGCAATCCCTACCATCGTTGGCGGGGCGGGGATAAGAAAACGCGTTTCGAGTTTTCAGGTTTCGAGTTTCGGCTAAACAAGGCTGGAACAGCATTGCTACAAGCGACTGGCTTTGCTGAAAAATCGAAACTACTTTCTCTTTTGGCTTACACATCGAACAGCCGATATGGTGCCGAGGGCGTTCGCGCCATTAGAAGCGGTAAGGCCACGTTATAGACGGGGACTCCGCCGGTAGTCTTTCCCTCCAAGGCTCCATGATGCGCGTGCCCGTGCACGGCGAGAATTGCCTGGTGACGATCAATTACCTCCGCTAGTCGTCCGCTACCTAAGTAAGGAAATATCTGCTCGGGCTCGCCTCTCACCGTATCGATAACCGGCGAATAGTGCGTGACCACGATGCGCTTTTCCGTGCGCAGCATCGACAATGCCCGCTCCA
The window above is part of the Terriglobales bacterium genome. Proteins encoded here:
- a CDS encoding protein kinase, encoding MLEATQTASGEIVFEQSKQWEGQVVNGTYPLRQYLGGSDHSAVFLTEILSGNPQKAAIKLIAADEANADIRLGRLKLSAKLSHPYLLRIFEVGKCQLNDHQLLFIVMEHADETLSQILPQRPLTPQETRDLLTATLNTLALIHNNGFAHGRLKPANILVAGEQIKLSSDGLCRPGTPTSGQPSPYNPPETSTEGLTPEGDMWSLGVTLAETLTQRLPTWTDRLRGEPSVPDKIPEPFADIARHCLVRDPRSRWKIAEITNRLNALSPTLKNQPKAVVASVTPQKRNNYWLYAIPFAAMVGIILLLAGLLHRSPNQKPKAGENAASSAQAVPRSPARTEASKTTEGTLAPDQIMRQVVPDVPAKALRTISGRLKVTVRAHVDERGNVTRAEFASAGPSRYFANLAMQSTQEWKFAPTQIAKTWLLQFTFTRSGVTVQPRQVG